One Acidicapsa ligni genomic region harbors:
- a CDS encoding endo-1,4-beta-xylanase — translation MRNSDWLTRREFARSVAAFGLSAALPLSLPGKDRKKKLHPDSLPVPQRETRSYTGSDSLRVHAAAVGLLAGCAVVPELLNLTADGDGIHDVYTQTVAEQAGILVAENAMKWSSLRPSPSSYNFAPVDKIFAFAAQYQQFVRGHNLCWHEQLPLWFAQVATKDNARSLLEQHIQTVAGRYAGRVHSWDVVNEAVHIPGGRADGLRKSPWLELLGPGYIEMAFQYASQADPQAKLTYNDFDIELDTPEQSAKRGQVLMLVRRLHARGVPIHAVGIQSHLQANGPPPGAGVKQFIRDLAAIGLDVYLTELDVNSHALPGGPELQDVAVSEIYKNYLGLVLPEPNVKAVLTWGITDAHTWLNQSRQPWAMRPDGARQRPLPFDDNYTPMPAFFAMRDAMDFSRMPITPADITAPLQQPAADPYAPFAVPGSPETPQTQPKP, via the coding sequence GTGCGAAACTCCGATTGGCTGACAAGACGAGAGTTTGCACGCTCGGTTGCTGCTTTCGGTTTGAGTGCCGCGCTTCCATTGAGCCTTCCCGGCAAGGATCGCAAAAAGAAGTTGCACCCGGATAGCCTGCCTGTGCCACAAAGGGAAACGCGTTCCTATACGGGGTCAGACTCTTTGCGTGTCCATGCCGCTGCTGTGGGGTTACTGGCGGGATGCGCGGTCGTTCCTGAACTACTGAATCTCACTGCGGATGGCGACGGGATTCATGATGTTTATACGCAGACCGTGGCGGAGCAAGCGGGCATTCTAGTTGCAGAAAATGCGATGAAGTGGTCGTCTCTACGGCCATCGCCATCGAGTTATAACTTTGCTCCCGTTGACAAAATATTTGCCTTTGCTGCCCAGTATCAACAATTTGTGCGTGGGCACAATCTCTGCTGGCATGAGCAGTTGCCGTTGTGGTTTGCGCAGGTCGCGACGAAAGACAATGCACGTTCGCTCCTGGAGCAGCATATTCAGACTGTGGCGGGTCGTTATGCGGGGAGAGTGCATAGCTGGGATGTAGTTAATGAAGCGGTGCATATTCCAGGTGGGCGCGCGGACGGGCTGCGTAAATCTCCCTGGCTGGAATTGCTGGGACCAGGGTACATCGAGATGGCCTTTCAGTACGCATCGCAGGCCGATCCGCAGGCAAAGCTGACTTATAACGATTTCGATATTGAGTTGGATACGCCGGAGCAATCGGCAAAGCGCGGGCAGGTGCTGATGCTTGTACGCCGGCTGCATGCTCGTGGCGTACCAATTCATGCCGTGGGTATTCAGAGTCATTTGCAAGCCAATGGACCGCCGCCGGGAGCAGGCGTGAAGCAGTTCATCCGCGACCTGGCTGCTATAGGCCTCGATGTCTATCTCACGGAGCTTGATGTGAACAGCCATGCGTTGCCGGGCGGCCCTGAGTTGCAGGATGTAGCTGTGTCTGAGATTTATAAAAATTACTTAGGACTTGTACTGCCGGAGCCGAACGTGAAGGCGGTACTGACCTGGGGAATTACGGACGCGCATACCTGGCTGAACCAGAGCAGGCAACCATGGGCTATGCGCCCCGACGGAGCGCGGCAGAGGCCGCTACCGTTCGACGATAATTACACGCCGATGCCTGCATTCTTTGCGATGCGGGATGCGATGGATTTCTCTCGAATGCCGATTACGCCGGCAGATATTACTGCGCCACTGCAACAACCCGCCGCCGATCCGTATGCGCCATTTGCGGTGCCTGGAAGCCCAGAGACACCGCAAACTCAACCCAAACCATAA
- the flgL gene encoding flagellar hook-associated protein FlgL: protein MRVDPFYTTNLASALDQTSTMQQQLTQEISSGVRVTSIGDDPFAAAENVQLLGQIQGDDSFTQTSSMTQGMLQVADSALGSVVTQLNQAISLATQANNGTLSTSDLKSASNEIAGIRDEVLSLANTSYQGQYVFGGSQTETAPFTLDSSTTPATVTYNGDENVNTLTAPNGQSIPINVPGDQIFTSSTASVLGALNNLVADYANGSSGSGVTDLASLNSALNYVSQQRVTVDNSITRLSAASGAASSEATQLTAVQTNLMQADIPAIATQLALVASQQTALISVISGLGQGSLFDKL, encoded by the coding sequence ATGCGGGTAGACCCTTTTTATACGACGAATCTGGCCTCTGCTCTGGATCAGACATCGACAATGCAACAGCAGTTGACCCAGGAGATATCGAGTGGTGTGCGGGTGACGTCGATCGGTGATGATCCTTTCGCGGCTGCTGAGAATGTGCAACTGCTTGGCCAGATCCAGGGAGATGATTCCTTCACGCAGACATCGAGCATGACGCAGGGCATGTTGCAGGTGGCTGACTCTGCGCTGGGTAGCGTGGTGACTCAGTTGAACCAGGCCATTTCGCTGGCAACGCAGGCCAATAATGGCACTTTGAGCACGAGTGATCTGAAGTCAGCGTCCAACGAGATTGCCGGCATACGTGACGAGGTGCTTTCGCTGGCGAATACCAGTTATCAGGGGCAGTACGTCTTTGGCGGTAGTCAGACTGAAACAGCTCCTTTTACTCTTGATAGCTCGACAACGCCAGCCACAGTCACCTATAACGGCGATGAGAATGTGAACACACTCACCGCTCCCAATGGGCAGTCTATTCCAATCAATGTTCCAGGCGACCAGATATTTACTTCTTCGACAGCAAGTGTGCTTGGAGCGCTGAATAACCTGGTGGCCGATTACGCCAACGGAAGTTCGGGTAGCGGCGTCACCGACCTGGCATCTCTCAATTCAGCGCTGAACTATGTAAGTCAGCAGCGAGTAACTGTAGATAACTCTATAACCCGATTATCTGCAGCCTCAGGAGCAGCCTCTTCGGAGGCCACGCAATTGACGGCGGTGCAAACCAACCTGATGCAGGCAGACATTCCGGCGATTGCGACGCAGCTTGCTCTTGTGGCATCTCAGCAGACGGCGTTGATCAGTGTGATCTCAGGGTTAGGGCAAGGAAGCCTCTTCGACAAGCTATAG
- the flgK gene encoding flagellar hook-associated protein FlgK, whose amino-acid sequence MGTINAAFNLITGALDADQAALNVVSNNVANASNASYTREVSNWEENQPIYINGIENGTGVTVTGGISQRDRVLEQRLQQQTQASSSSTALLNALTTLQANFTPASSTNSSGNIGSDITNFFDAYTQLESSPTNSADRQQVLESANTLAGDISSTAANLNAQKSSLDQSAATVASQVNAITTSLAQVNQQIQSLSPNQDAGTLEDERQADLGQLSQLIGVNQITTENNGMSIATASGQLLVSEGSSFQITTGNVDGVTHFFVGSTDVTSDLTSGGGEIGGLLTARDQSIPTTMASLDQLAYGIASQVNTVNNAGTDMDGDNGNAGNIFNAPSQVAGSAASMAVVMTDPNKIAAAGLGNGTGDGSNAVAAANLSTQSIINGQTPLNFYSNFVGTLGATVSETTTQNTALTASVSQLQSQRDSLSAVNLNDEASSLENFQRSYQAASQVFTILNSVMSSALNLGVETAVA is encoded by the coding sequence ATGGGGACAATTAATGCGGCTTTTAATCTGATAACGGGGGCTCTGGATGCGGATCAGGCAGCCCTCAATGTCGTGTCGAACAACGTCGCCAACGCATCCAACGCGAGCTACACGCGTGAGGTATCGAACTGGGAAGAGAACCAGCCGATATATATCAATGGGATTGAAAATGGCACAGGAGTGACTGTTACCGGTGGCATCTCGCAACGGGACAGGGTACTTGAGCAACGCTTGCAGCAACAGACTCAGGCTAGTTCTTCTTCTACCGCGCTGCTGAATGCGCTGACCACATTGCAGGCAAATTTCACACCTGCCTCCAGTACAAATTCCTCCGGCAATATTGGTTCCGACATCACGAATTTCTTTGATGCTTATACGCAATTGGAATCGAGTCCGACGAACAGTGCCGATCGGCAACAGGTTTTGGAATCAGCCAATACTTTGGCCGGAGATATTTCCAGCACCGCGGCCAATCTCAATGCCCAGAAATCTTCGTTAGATCAGTCAGCGGCAACGGTAGCCTCTCAGGTCAATGCAATTACAACTTCTTTGGCGCAGGTGAATCAGCAGATTCAGTCGCTTTCTCCAAACCAGGATGCAGGGACGCTGGAAGATGAGAGGCAGGCGGATCTAGGTCAGCTTTCGCAGTTGATCGGTGTGAACCAGATTACGACCGAGAACAATGGCATGAGTATTGCCACTGCCAGTGGGCAGTTGCTTGTTTCTGAAGGAAGTTCATTTCAAATTACGACGGGAAATGTAGATGGAGTAACACATTTCTTTGTTGGCAGTACGGACGTAACGAGCGATTTGACTTCAGGTGGAGGGGAGATCGGTGGACTGCTCACGGCGCGTGATCAGAGTATTCCCACTACGATGGCGTCGCTTGATCAACTGGCCTATGGAATTGCGAGTCAGGTGAACACGGTGAACAACGCGGGCACGGATATGGATGGAGACAACGGAAACGCGGGGAATATTTTTAATGCGCCAAGCCAGGTAGCGGGGAGTGCCGCGTCGATGGCGGTCGTAATGACTGACCCGAACAAAATTGCCGCGGCCGGTTTAGGCAATGGTACTGGAGACGGTTCAAATGCGGTTGCGGCTGCAAATCTCTCTACGCAGTCGATCATCAACGGTCAGACGCCGTTAAACTTTTACTCAAATTTTGTAGGTACGCTGGGAGCGACTGTATCTGAAACGACGACGCAGAATACCGCGCTCACTGCCTCTGTGAGTCAATTGCAGAGTCAGCGAGACTCTCTTTCGGCGGTAAATCTGAACGACGAAGCAAGTTCTCTTGAGAACTTTCAACGTTCGTATCAAGCAGCATCGCAAGTGTTCACGATTCTGAATTCGGTGATGTCTTCTGCGCTGAACCTGGGCGTGGAAACTGCGGTGGCCTGA
- the flgM gene encoding flagellar biosynthesis anti-sigma factor FlgM: protein MNVRNDIRNDGESLQHIAPSQTSSTQVSSNAIAATAQVASTGKAQMDNLAQDSTQFSAAANEAAQAASESDVRMDKVASIQNALQAGTYNIPATDVAQKVIDSLLVPEK, encoded by the coding sequence ATGAATGTACGGAATGATATTCGAAATGATGGAGAGAGCTTGCAGCACATTGCTCCTTCTCAGACTTCGAGCACTCAGGTTTCGAGTAATGCGATTGCTGCGACCGCACAGGTCGCTAGTACGGGTAAAGCGCAGATGGATAATCTGGCGCAAGATTCGACGCAGTTTAGTGCTGCAGCCAACGAGGCCGCACAAGCAGCAAGTGAATCTGATGTGCGCATGGATAAGGTTGCCAGCATCCAGAATGCACTGCAAGCCGGCACCTACAACATACCGGCCACGGATGTGGCACAAAAAGTAATCGACTCTCTGCTTGTGCCGGAGAAGTAG
- a CDS encoding flagellar basal body P-ring protein FlgI yields MASQRTRIKDVASIEGIRDNQLIGYGIVVGLKGTGDTQQTVFPIQTLLSTLERMGITVPQTGNNSASNMQVKNMAAVFVVSTLPPFSRPGEKLDITVSSAGDARSLEGGLLLMTPLYGPDGQIYAQGQGPLVLGGYQVTANGNSRQVNHPTTARIPGGALVERSVPFDLKQMKTVSVILTDADFHTAERMAGAINAELKTERAHVVDSRRVEIAAKPEEDLPALLDQIEAVQIDVYPRARVVVNERTGTVVIGGKVRLQPVSILHGGLSVNVVTETKVSQPNAFAQGTTQVVQQTTVQAQDKPVNRIELKEGATVEDLVQELQQIGATARDVISILQGMKEAGALEADLEVL; encoded by the coding sequence TTGGCTTCTCAGCGAACGCGTATCAAAGATGTCGCGTCGATCGAAGGCATTCGCGATAACCAATTGATTGGCTACGGTATTGTTGTGGGTCTGAAGGGTACTGGCGACACGCAACAGACAGTCTTTCCAATCCAGACATTGCTCTCAACTTTGGAGCGGATGGGGATTACGGTTCCGCAGACGGGCAACAACAGCGCCAGTAATATGCAGGTGAAGAATATGGCGGCAGTCTTCGTGGTTTCGACACTGCCGCCGTTCAGCAGACCGGGAGAAAAACTGGATATCACTGTTTCTTCTGCCGGAGATGCCCGGTCACTTGAAGGCGGGCTGTTGTTGATGACTCCACTGTACGGACCGGATGGGCAGATCTACGCGCAGGGGCAGGGACCTTTGGTACTGGGTGGGTATCAGGTGACAGCAAATGGAAACTCCAGACAGGTGAATCATCCCACGACCGCGCGTATTCCCGGAGGAGCATTGGTGGAGCGCTCAGTGCCGTTTGATCTGAAGCAGATGAAGACGGTGAGCGTGATTCTGACCGATGCGGATTTTCATACCGCGGAACGTATGGCGGGGGCCATCAATGCCGAGTTAAAGACGGAACGCGCCCACGTAGTCGATAGTCGAAGAGTTGAAATTGCAGCGAAGCCAGAGGAAGATCTACCAGCGTTACTGGATCAGATTGAAGCAGTTCAGATTGATGTTTATCCGCGCGCGCGTGTAGTGGTTAATGAACGAACGGGAACGGTTGTAATTGGAGGTAAAGTGCGATTGCAGCCGGTCTCAATTCTGCATGGAGGTCTATCTGTGAATGTGGTGACGGAGACCAAGGTTTCGCAGCCGAATGCGTTTGCTCAGGGAACGACGCAGGTGGTGCAACAGACGACAGTTCAGGCGCAGGACAAACCGGTGAATCGGATCGAGCTGAAGGAAGGCGCGACTGTCGAGGATCTGGTTCAGGAGTTACAGCAGATCGGAGCAACGGCGCGAGATGTGATTTCGATCCTGCAGGGAATGAAAGAGGCAGGGGCGCTCGAAGCGGACCTGGAGGTTTTGTGA
- a CDS encoding flagellar basal body L-ring protein FlgH yields MTNHRLRDRCRCLQIALATALGFVFIISGFTSQAATLLTKKSTDKTESAKLTPPEAALKAYISRVRASQEAEVRTPGSIWIDQGRLVRLSTDAKAVRLHDVVSIVVSESLAASTDGQVKNSRASSATSGLSGLFGALGTNNRLQNLLGQNATSGLTAQGQSVTNSSLATTFGGEVVDVLPNGMLVVQATRQLTFSQQTQLIKLRGLVRPEDVSAQNQVQSAAMTDLELEVTGKGIVNDSTYRQNPIWRFLQKMLVF; encoded by the coding sequence ATGACCAATCACAGGCTGCGTGATAGATGCCGATGTCTCCAGATAGCTTTAGCGACTGCGTTGGGTTTCGTGTTTATTATCTCCGGGTTTACGAGTCAAGCCGCAACTCTGCTTACGAAAAAATCAACAGACAAAACTGAAAGCGCCAAACTGACTCCACCAGAAGCAGCGTTGAAGGCCTATATCTCCAGGGTGCGGGCTTCGCAGGAAGCGGAGGTGCGTACGCCCGGATCGATCTGGATTGATCAAGGGCGGTTGGTGCGGTTATCTACCGATGCCAAGGCTGTGCGGCTGCATGATGTGGTGTCCATTGTCGTTTCGGAGAGCCTGGCGGCTTCAACGGACGGACAGGTAAAAAATTCAAGGGCATCAAGCGCTACCTCAGGACTCTCAGGTTTATTTGGCGCGTTAGGTACGAATAACAGACTGCAAAATCTGTTGGGACAAAATGCTACTTCTGGTCTGACGGCACAGGGACAAAGTGTGACCAACTCCAGTCTTGCAACGACCTTTGGAGGAGAAGTGGTAGACGTATTGCCTAACGGAATGCTTGTGGTGCAGGCTACTCGACAATTGACATTTTCACAGCAGACACAGTTGATCAAGCTGAGAGGACTCGTGCGTCCGGAGGATGTGAGTGCGCAGAATCAGGTGCAGTCAGCGGCAATGACCGATCTGGAACTAGAGGTAACTGGCAAGGGAATCGTGAACGACTCAACCTATCGGCAGAATCCCATTTGGAGATTTTTGCAGAAAATGTTGGTGTTTTAG
- the flgG gene encoding flagellar basal-body rod protein FlgG, whose amino-acid sequence MIRALYTAASGMSAQQLNLDTIANNLANSSTTGFRQLRLQFQDMLYQNLVTPGAAQSQSTVSAGLQIGLGTKSAATEVIMTQGELNQTSNPYDVAIEGSGFFEVQRPDGTTAYTRAGQFHLNNQGSIVTTDGDPLLPTITIPANATAVTITQYGVVNATLPGQTNPAQLGQIQLATFANPGGLESMGGNLLQQTLSSGDPVLGNPGGTEGLGTLQQGYLENSNVDVVTEFVQMVLAQRAYESNSKVIKAADDMYSQVNNMTR is encoded by the coding sequence GTGATACGAGCACTGTATACGGCAGCCAGCGGCATGAGCGCACAGCAATTAAATCTGGATACAATTGCCAATAACCTCGCTAACTCTTCGACGACCGGTTTCCGTCAACTACGCCTTCAGTTTCAAGATATGCTGTATCAAAATCTGGTGACGCCAGGCGCAGCTCAGTCTCAATCGACTGTATCTGCTGGACTGCAGATCGGCCTAGGTACTAAGTCCGCGGCTACGGAAGTAATCATGACGCAGGGCGAACTTAACCAGACGAGCAATCCGTATGATGTGGCGATTGAGGGCTCTGGATTCTTTGAGGTGCAGAGGCCGGATGGCACAACGGCGTATACGCGCGCGGGACAGTTTCACTTGAATAACCAGGGCTCGATCGTCACCACTGACGGCGACCCCTTGCTGCCCACTATAACAATTCCAGCCAATGCCACTGCGGTCACAATTACGCAGTATGGCGTGGTAAACGCGACGCTGCCGGGGCAGACGAATCCGGCACAGTTGGGACAGATACAGTTGGCGACCTTTGCCAATCCTGGCGGTCTCGAGAGCATGGGTGGCAATCTGCTTCAGCAGACACTCAGCTCGGGCGATCCTGTACTTGGAAACCCAGGCGGAACTGAAGGTCTGGGCACGTTGCAGCAGGGATATCTGGAGAATTCTAACGTGGATGTCGTAACTGAATTTGTCCAGATGGTGCTTGCCCAACGAGCATACGAATCAAACTCCAAAGTTATCAAGGCCGCGGATGACATGTACTCCCAGGTAAATAACATGACGCGATAG
- a CDS encoding flagellar hook-basal body protein: protein MDSGYYAAFAGLVARTQALDTAASNLANAQTAGYRAEREYFRSVLLDPLQGNSQLGQTVNNFGVLGGDHLDMGQGVLTPTGNALDLAIEGQGFFAIETPGGVRYTRDGSFHRGRDGRLVTAAGELVLSSQRQPIPVPPGAVSVGVDGAISVDGAIASTVGVFVFPVGTQLTPEGKNSYLPPDKVQPALSTEAIVHQGNLEAANEDAIQGSLDLLMMQRQAETMQRALTIFHTEFNKTAAEDLPRV from the coding sequence ATGGATAGTGGATATTACGCGGCTTTTGCAGGGCTGGTGGCTCGGACGCAGGCGCTGGATACGGCAGCCTCTAATCTGGCGAATGCGCAGACAGCGGGATACCGGGCCGAGCGTGAGTACTTTCGTTCAGTACTGCTCGATCCGCTTCAGGGAAACTCGCAACTGGGGCAGACGGTAAACAATTTTGGTGTTCTTGGTGGAGACCACCTCGACATGGGGCAGGGCGTGTTAACGCCAACCGGGAATGCTCTGGACCTGGCAATCGAAGGGCAGGGATTTTTTGCAATAGAGACTCCTGGTGGAGTTCGCTATACGCGGGATGGCAGCTTCCACCGGGGGCGTGATGGCCGGCTTGTAACTGCGGCTGGCGAGTTGGTGCTTTCCAGCCAGCGCCAGCCGATTCCTGTGCCTCCCGGTGCGGTTTCCGTTGGAGTAGATGGGGCTATTTCTGTTGATGGAGCGATTGCCTCGACGGTAGGCGTGTTTGTTTTTCCGGTTGGAACACAGCTAACTCCAGAGGGGAAGAACAGCTACCTTCCGCCCGACAAAGTGCAGCCTGCGCTATCGACTGAAGCCATCGTTCATCAAGGCAATCTTGAAGCGGCCAACGAAGATGCGATTCAGGGCAGCCTGGATTTATTGATGATGCAGCGCCAGGCAGAAACCATGCAGCGCGCGCTGACTATCTTCCACACTGAATTCAACAAGACTGCAGCAGAGGATTTGCCGCGAGTTTAA
- a CDS encoding chemotaxis protein CheX encodes MSDPQNLHETVDEVFLMMLNMSCDAIEQQAIQDSETITAVVGFGGLLSGACVFRSGKSVALSIAATMTGMEFSEIDDMVKDAIGELCNMLAGVWKGKVPELSANCGLSIPAVITGRDYSIHVQAPEFRLHQEYRFEDEVFEVMIICDGLH; translated from the coding sequence ATGTCCGATCCGCAAAACCTCCATGAAACTGTGGATGAGGTTTTTCTCATGATGCTAAACATGAGCTGCGATGCTATCGAGCAACAGGCAATTCAAGACTCGGAAACAATTACGGCCGTGGTAGGTTTTGGCGGTTTATTGAGTGGTGCATGTGTCTTTCGTTCTGGAAAGTCTGTGGCTCTGTCCATTGCCGCGACGATGACGGGTATGGAATTTTCTGAAATTGACGACATGGTTAAGGACGCCATCGGCGAACTCTGCAACATGTTGGCCGGCGTATGGAAAGGCAAAGTTCCAGAGCTCTCGGCCAACTGCGGGTTATCGATTCCGGCTGTCATTACCGGTCGCGATTACAGCATTCACGTACAGGCACCTGAGTTTCGACTTCATCAGGAATATCGTTTCGAGGATGAAGTTTTTGAAGTTATGATTATCTGCGATGGATTGCACTAA
- a CDS encoding response regulator encodes MNEANAMRVLIVDDSSVMRKIVERALRQAGLEPMEVLEAGSGIDGLEILRGGTVHLIVSDINMPLMDGLEFLRQIRAQKLAGGVPVVMITTESSEEHVKQAILSGAQAYIRKPFTAEQVKERVLPLLVGV; translated from the coding sequence ATGAACGAAGCAAATGCGATGCGGGTGCTGATTGTGGATGATTCGTCGGTGATGCGCAAGATTGTAGAAAGAGCATTGCGACAGGCAGGCCTTGAACCGATGGAAGTACTGGAGGCGGGGAGTGGAATCGATGGCCTTGAAATATTGCGGGGTGGAACGGTACATCTCATTGTTTCTGACATCAATATGCCATTGATGGATGGCCTCGAATTCCTGCGTCAGATTCGAGCACAGAAGCTGGCAGGTGGTGTCCCTGTAGTCATGATTACCACCGAGTCGAGTGAAGAGCATGTGAAGCAGGCGATTCTCTCTGGGGCGCAAGCGTATATTCGCAAACCATTTACTGCGGAGCAGGTGAAAGAGCGAGTGCTGCCTTTACTCGTTGGAGTGTAA
- a CDS encoding FliM/FliN family flagellar motor C-terminal domain-containing protein, which yields MNEIGMAGSGKFLECWIDAATGLFAQTLAGEPLLTEALPGLSSAGSFGFVATITGEEQGRFGVMLDGALLEEVLLGEGIDQKAGWGELLKEVANAAAGELLTRTGRKCQVIDFTEMSGETKLSTAFRLQSGERTWTILIRNDVLLAEALIGESADASMDAGTSASGQSYRVPKSVADAPSVLSAGLELLLDIELEATLRFGAREMPLGEILDLGPGDVVQLDRHVNDPVDLIVGDKIVAKGEVVLVNGNFGLRVTEVSEPQRRLESIRCLF from the coding sequence ATGAATGAGATTGGAATGGCAGGGAGTGGAAAGTTTCTCGAATGTTGGATTGATGCCGCGACCGGTCTGTTTGCGCAGACGCTGGCAGGGGAGCCTTTACTGACAGAAGCGCTACCTGGCCTGTCGAGTGCGGGATCGTTTGGCTTTGTGGCTACCATTACAGGCGAGGAACAGGGGCGGTTTGGCGTGATGCTCGATGGCGCCCTTCTGGAAGAAGTCCTTCTGGGAGAAGGTATAGACCAGAAAGCAGGCTGGGGTGAATTGTTGAAGGAAGTCGCGAACGCGGCGGCAGGAGAATTGCTGACGCGCACCGGACGAAAATGCCAGGTTATTGACTTCACGGAGATGAGCGGGGAAACCAAACTTTCGACAGCATTTCGATTGCAATCAGGAGAGCGAACCTGGACCATCCTGATTCGCAATGACGTGCTGCTGGCAGAAGCATTGATCGGAGAGTCTGCAGATGCCTCTATGGACGCAGGCACCTCTGCTTCCGGTCAATCCTACCGTGTTCCGAAATCTGTTGCTGATGCTCCATCTGTGCTTTCGGCTGGGTTGGAATTGCTTCTGGATATAGAGCTGGAAGCTACCTTGCGCTTTGGAGCTCGTGAGATGCCATTGGGTGAGATTCTCGACCTGGGGCCGGGGGATGTAGTGCAACTGGATCGCCACGTCAACGACCCGGTCGATCTCATTGTCGGTGACAAGATCGTTGCCAAGGGCGAGGTGGTACTGGTGAACGGCAACTTTGGTTTGAGGGTGACGGAAGTGTCTGAGCCGCAACGACGGTTGGAGAGTATTCGATGCCTCTTTTAG
- a CDS encoding flagellar motor switch protein FliM — protein sequence MEKTLKQDEIDALFQAARISTAEGNTEVRAKVLPYNFSSAGQISNEQLRAISMLNDLFARNLTHNLSAWLRTRMQVNLVSAEQITFNDFLLRIPEISYVSSVRLEPLGALSVLQLDLALAPSIIDLLLGGEGHPGSLRELTDIEESIVGHVVEIVCRELTAAWQPVGLSFNFERRQMQTQTARIMPVTEKTLCLSFEVRMGESSGMLNLAFPAVVANTILRRLTGEWGGRRRHAEESRARIEKTARNLCFGAVLQLPSVRIEARQLEDLVVGKVIRLNLAGNGSADLRVGGQVLFHAQPVKLGAHRGARLESVVDEMMDRRMGTQVSV from the coding sequence ATGGAAAAGACACTTAAGCAGGATGAAATTGATGCATTGTTTCAGGCGGCTCGGATCAGCACTGCCGAAGGCAATACAGAAGTACGGGCGAAGGTCTTGCCATATAACTTTTCTTCGGCAGGTCAGATTTCCAATGAGCAGCTACGCGCTATCAGCATGTTGAATGATCTGTTTGCGCGAAATCTTACCCATAATCTTTCAGCGTGGTTGCGTACCCGCATGCAGGTCAACCTGGTTTCAGCGGAGCAAATTACGTTCAATGATTTTCTTCTGCGAATTCCTGAGATTTCCTATGTTTCGTCCGTACGTCTGGAACCGCTGGGAGCGTTGTCTGTGTTGCAGTTGGATCTGGCTTTGGCGCCTTCAATCATCGATCTACTTCTGGGCGGAGAAGGACATCCTGGGTCGCTGCGCGAGCTGACAGACATTGAAGAATCCATTGTCGGACATGTCGTTGAGATTGTTTGTCGTGAGCTGACTGCGGCCTGGCAGCCGGTTGGATTGAGCTTCAACTTTGAGCGTCGTCAGATGCAGACGCAGACCGCGCGAATTATGCCGGTGACGGAAAAAACTTTATGTCTGAGCTTCGAGGTACGGATGGGAGAATCCTCCGGGATGCTCAACCTTGCTTTCCCTGCAGTTGTGGCCAATACCATTCTGCGAAGGTTAACTGGCGAATGGGGGGGCCGTCGCCGTCATGCGGAAGAATCGCGCGCAAGGATAGAGAAAACTGCCCGCAATCTTTGTTTTGGAGCCGTTTTGCAGCTTCCTTCGGTGCGGATTGAGGCGCGCCAGTTAGAGGATCTTGTTGTTGGCAAAGTGATTCGTCTCAATTTGGCTGGCAATGGAAGCGCTGATTTGCGGGTTGGCGGGCAGGTACTTTTTCATGCTCAACCAGTGAAGCTGGGAGCGCATAGAGGAGCCCGACTCGAATCCGTTGTTGACGAGATGATGGATCGGAGAATGGGAACGCAGGTGAGCGTTTAA